Below is a genomic region from Ailuropoda melanoleuca isolate Jingjing chromosome 8, ASM200744v2, whole genome shotgun sequence.
GGTTgtccctgcccctcagcctcctcttcctcctggccatGGGAGCCAATGGTGTTCTCCTGGTCACCATCCGGCTAGAGGTCTCTTTGCATGAGCCCATGTACTACCTACTCAGCATCCTCTCCCTACTTGACACAGTGCTCTGCCTGACCGTTATCCCCAAGGTCCTGGCCATCTTCTGGTTTGACATCAAGTCCATCAACTTCTACGCCTGCTTCCTCCAAATGTACATCATGAATTGCTTCCTTGGCATGGAGTCCTGCACTTTCATggtcatggcctatgaccgctatgtggctaTCTGCCACCCACTGAGGTACTCATCCATCATCACTGACCAATTTGTAGCCAAGGCCgccatttttattttggccaGGAATGTACTTCTTACTATGTTCATTCCCATCCTCTCTGCCCGGCTCCGTTACTGtggaaaaaatataattgagAACTGTATCTGTGCCAACCTCTCTGTGTCCAAGCTCTCCT
It encodes:
- the LOC100483530 gene encoding olfactory receptor 56A3, encoding MTPHQNGTISIEVSEFLLNCFVRSPRWKFWLSLPLSLLFLLAMGANGVLLVTIRLEVSLHEPMYYLLSILSLLDTVLCLTVIPKVLAIFWFDIKSINFYACFLQMYIMNCFLGMESCTFMVMAYDRYVAICHPLRYSSIITDQFVAKAAIFILARNVLLTMFIPILSARLRYCGKNIIENCICANLSVSKLSCDNIALNRIYQLIVAWTLLGSDLILIFLSYIFILRAILRLKAKGAAAKALSTCGSHFILILFFSTILLVFVLTHIAKKKVSPDIPILLNVLHHVIPAALNPIVYGVRTQEIKVGIRKLLRRVGESSN